The genomic interval GAGTTTTCCGTCCGCATCGTACGCTGTACCTGCATGTAGTACTGCAGCATCGTCTGCGCCGTTGATCTCCCCACCCTTTCGGGGCGACTCTGGGTATCCCTCAGCAGCCAAAACCACTGTCAAAGCAAAGCCGTCTTCCCACTCCAGCGGAGGCAATTCAGCCAATTTTCCAGTAGCCACAGCGTTCAGAACCTCCGCCAACGGCGACTGCAGCAGCGCCACTACCGCCTGTGTTTCTGGGTCGCCAAAACGGCAATTGAATTCCACCACTGCCGGTCCTTCTTCACCCCACGCTATGCCGGCGTACAGCAACCCGGAATATGCACAACCGCGAGCGACCATCTCGCGTGCCACGGGTATGCAGACCTCATCCACAATCCGCTGAACACCATCTTCTGGTAGCCATGGCAACGGGGTGTAGGCCCCCATGCCTCCGGTATTCGGGCCCTCATCATTATCGAACGCACGCTTATGATCCTGCGCCGGAAGCAACGGCACAACTGTTTCCCCATCGACTAGGCAAAAGAGTGAGACCTCAGGACCATCGAGGAAGCTCTCCAAGAGCACAGGATTTCCCGCAGCCAAAACAGCATCAACGTGAGCACGCGCCTGCGCACGATCCTTAGTCACCACAACGCCTTTGCCACCAGCGAGGCCATCATCTTTTACCACATAATGCGGGCCAAAATTGTCCAGAGCTGCTTCCCTCTGGGCATCCGAGGCACCCGGTGCGATCTGCTCCGCGCGGGCTGTCTTCACGCCGGCTTTAGCCATAACATCCTTGGCAAAGGCCTTTGAGCCTTCAATCCGTGCAGCATCCTTATTGGGGCCAAAGACTGCAAAACCGTGTGCACGCAAAGTATCGGCCACTCCTGCAACCAGAGGAATTTCAGGTCCTATGACCACGAGGTCCGCGCGTACTTCCTGTGCAACCTTGAGCATCTCATCTGGATTGTCTACCTGCGTTGCTTCCGAGTGAACCGTAGCAATCGACTCCATACCCACGTTTCCTGGTGCCACATGGAGTTCTGTAACCGCGGGGTCCTTGGACAAGCCGAGCGCAAGGGCGTGTTCACGGGCGCCCGAACCGATAACAAGAATGTGCATGATCCGAATCATACCGGCGGGACTGCATATAAGCCGACTATCCTCGAAAACATGAGCAGCGTATTTACAAAAATAATTGCAGGTGAT from Corynebacterium ulcerans carries:
- the purD gene encoding phosphoribosylamine--glycine ligase, which produces MHILVIGSGAREHALALGLSKDPAVTELHVAPGNVGMESIATVHSEATQVDNPDEMLKVAQEVRADLVVIGPEIPLVAGVADTLRAHGFAVFGPNKDAARIEGSKAFAKDVMAKAGVKTARAEQIAPGASDAQREAALDNFGPHYVVKDDGLAGGKGVVVTKDRAQARAHVDAVLAAGNPVLLESFLDGPEVSLFCLVDGETVVPLLPAQDHKRAFDNDEGPNTGGMGAYTPLPWLPEDGVQRIVDEVCIPVAREMVARGCAYSGLLYAGIAWGEEGPAVVEFNCRFGDPETQAVVALLQSPLAEVLNAVATGKLAELPPLEWEDGFALTVVLAAEGYPESPRKGGEINGADDAAVLHAGTAYDADGKLVAAGGRVLNVIGTGASLSDARRNAYNVLDKITLPGSHYRSDIALPAVEENIMI